CGCCTACGCCCGCCTGCACTCGCAGTCTCTGAGTGAGGCTTTCAAACAAGCTCTGTTCGACCGCATCGCCGACGAGTTCGATCTACAAGTAGCACGCGACGCACTCACTGACTACGCCAACGACAACTACCAGTCTCACCCCATCAGCGAGCTATGGGACGAATGTGACCTATGACCTGGCAGATCGAAACCACCAGCCGGTTCGATAAAGAATTCAAAAGACGGGGTGGTGCGGTGTTCTCATGCTGCGTGACGAACGACCCACAGAACAGCCGACAACCCGTCAACACCGGCGACTCGACCATGATCGTCAACGCACCCAACACAACGACAAAGAGCCGGTACCATTGCGCCACAGGTCAACTGCGAACACAGATCGATCAGGTCAACCGCACCCCTCTTCTTCATTGTTAGGAGGTAGTATTGAGTACGCGTAAATCTGGCATGTTTATTTCTATAGCTGTCATCACCCTTGAACTGATTGGCGGCATGCAAGTCTATCTCAACCAGTTGATTTTGCCCATCCATGCAAAGGATTTGAACAGCCAAAACCTCTACGGCGTGATTCTCGGAGTTTCATCTGTTGCGACTATGGCTGGACTGCCAATAGGCGCCGCTGCGATCAACCGGATGCGGTTGTCCAAGCTTTTGGTGAGCGCCACTCTCGCACTGGTCTTGGGGGCGCTGACGAGTGCCCTTGCGCCGAACATTGTCGTTTTCATGATCGGGTCAGCCATACGAGGCTTAGCTGGTTCCATTCTCGCGATGACGTCGGTCGGCGCAGTAGCACTCGGATTATCGGGACGGGCACGACAGCTTACACTGGCGTTCGCTTCGGCCAGCTGGGTAATCGCCTCTGTGGTTGGCCCAGCCTATGCCGCTTGGGTCACACATCTGTTGTCGTGGCGGTGGGCGATGCTGCTCTACCTGCCCTTGCTCTTGGTCGCCAGATTTGTCATCGCTTTTAACCTGGAGTCCGAGGACAGCAAGAAGGACACTCCAATTTCATACGAGGCCCTCGCTCTCATCGTCGTCGGCGTAACCGCCACCATACTACCCCTGAAGGGGATAGCTAAGGTTATTTTACTCCTCATTGGCATTGCACTTTTGTGGCGAGTTGCTATTTTGCTGATGCCTGAGCACACCTTCTCTCGGAGAACGCCGCGAAGAGCCGCCTTGGCTGGCATGTTTTTCTTAACTGGGAGCTATTTCTCCGCTAATGAACTCGTCGGTTTGACAGCACACGACATTTACCACGCCAATGCCGAGTCGCTCGGCTATATCCTTACAGGAGGTGGCCTCGCATGGGCTTTGCTCGGGTTTTTTGCGGAATGAAGCCCGCGAAAAGCCTGCGTGTCTACCGGAGGAGATCCATCATCGGCTTGACCTTGTTAATAGCCTCTGCTCTCGCGATCAGCTTGCTGACCTTGGACAAATGGCACCTCTCCCACCCGACATTGTATTTCGTAGCGCTGTGGACAGTTGCCGGCATAGGCATGGGACTGACCTACCTTGACACGCTCAACATCTTCTTCGAAGACCCAGATATTCCCGACGGAATCACCATTGAAGAAATGGCCAGCTCGTCAGTTATTGTTGAATCACTGTCTTCAACGATGTTCATCCCACTGACCTCGTCAATTGTCGCAATGGCATTCACCAACAATCAGCTCACATCCAACATTCCTTACGGAGTGTCTTGGTCCATCGTCCTCGTTTTTGGCGGTCGCCGCCTTATATTATCTCAGGCGCGTACGACCTGCGAATCTCACATAAGATTCCCTGATTTTCCGTCAAGACTGCGTGTGATTTGGTCGTTTTTGGCCCATCCCGATCGACAGCGTAATTGGGGTCTAAACCCGCCCGCTTCGAGTAGAAAGCGGGCGATGTCGACCAGACACCTGGGGACGGCTGCACCTCGAACCGATCGGGTGTCTCGTGTTCACGGTTGACGAGTACGAGCCGGCGGCCAAGAAAGCAGCATCACGGCAACTCAGCCAACGATTCCTCGGGGCAGTCAACCTGCTGGACCGTCACCCCATGGGCCACGTCGTAAACCCGACACGCGACCGAGGATGCCGATTTCCCCCGTCAGGTGGCAGAAGAGAGCCTGACTCCACATGCCTGTATAAGTCGACACGAAACCGGGTCCCCTCACGACTACGCACAACCCACCGGTCGACGACGTTAACATCCGGCGGGTTGGTCTCGTTGAACCATGTCTGCGCGGCGTCCGCACGCTCACCGGGCGAGGGAAGCCCCCACGAGTCCAACTCTTTTCGCAGCGCACGGGGCACGGCAACGTCGGCGCTATTTGCTGCTTGCTCATCCGCCTCAGATTGAATCGTGCTGCAACCCGCCACACCGAAACAGAGCAAGACACACGAAGTCATGACGACCACGAACCGAGGACTCCTCATCGGCTCCTCCTCAGTATCGAGCGAGTCAAAGAACATTACCCCTGCCGATTTCTTAGAAGAACACGCTGACCCGGATTTCCCCGTCCGAGGACGTACATATAATCCGCGTCATTTCTATTACCTGGGAAAACACATCACCGTGGCCATCAGAAAAAGAAGCCGACATTCATACCAGCACGCATCGGCATCCATGCGCGCTACGCGAAAAGCGGCTGACCGGGCCGAGCACCGTGACACGATGGCATTAGTCGGCGATGCGATGGGCCACCGACCACCAATCGCGTACACACCGTAAGGAGTACCAGTGTCGAACACAGAGCTCACGGTCGATGTTCTGGTCATCGGATGGGGCAAAGCCGGTAAGACGATCGCCGGACGCCTCGCCGGGGAGGGCCGCAAAGTCGCCCTCGTCGAAAAGTCACCACAGATGTACGGCGGCACCTGCATCAACATCGCCTGCGTACCCACCAAGGACCTCATCGACTCAG
The genomic region above belongs to Cutibacterium equinum and contains:
- a CDS encoding MFS transporter: MSTRKSGMFISIAVITLELIGGMQVYLNQLILPIHAKDLNSQNLYGVILGVSSVATMAGLPIGAAAINRMRLSKLLVSATLALVLGALTSALAPNIVVFMIGSAIRGLAGSILAMTSVGAVALGLSGRARQLTLAFASASWVIASVVGPAYAAWVTHLLSWRWAMLLYLPLLLVARFVIAFNLESEDSKKDTPISYEALALIVVGVTATILPLKGIAKVILLLIGIALLWRVAILLMPEHTFSRRTPRRAALAGMFFLTGSYFSANELVGLTAHDIYHANAESLGYILTGGGLAWALLGFFAE
- the relB gene encoding type II toxin-antitoxin system RelB family antitoxin → MGFSIRLTDHERRVADAYARLHSQSLSEAFKQALFDRIADEFDLQVARDALTDYANDNYQSHPISELWDECDL